GCCTCTTTGAACACCAGAACCCCTAGATGAGACTCTCACCACTCTCTGGACCCTTGTACCCCTCAGTAAGAGCCCCAGAGCCACCTGGACCTTCTCCCAAGGACCCCAGCGCCCTCTGCACACACTGTCTTTGAGAGCCGCATCCTGCTTCACACACCCCCCTCCACAGGAGGCCAGCTGAGGGACTGTGCTCTCCATACCTGCTACCCCTGTCCTGAGactcccctgcccaccctggaTTGCCTAAGAATGGGAATCTTCTGGAGATCTGACACCCCTCCAGTCTTCTCCAGACCCACAAATGGGACCCCCGTCTCCACCCCAACACTGCCCCAGCCTGCTTTGGGCCTGAAATTCTCCCTTCTATCAAGGATGCTCCAGGACCTCAGCACCCTGGAACCCTCCCCAATATCCACTCATGACCATTACTGCTTTCCACCCTTCACACTCTCCGCCAGGACCTGGGACACCCGTCCCCTCCCATCATCCCTTTAGCACTGTCTACCTGCATCAGGTCCCCTCAAGCATCCTTGGGCTCAGAAGCCCCCTTGCCTGACGACTCCTGTCCTGGTCCCGTTTGTGATTCACAAGATGTCCCCACTGGTGCctgtcccctccttcctctgaacTCAGGGTGCCAGCCCAAAACGGGATCCATTTCAAACCAGGGCACTGGGACTCCCCAGATCCCCTTCTCTGAACACCACCGCCCCCCCTGCCTCCACCAGATGGAAGCgacctcctccccccagccctacCCTGAAAGTCCCTTCTTGCTTCGTGGCCAGACCTGGGAAATTCCTTTGTTGTCAGGTTCTGCGGGTCCTCCCCACTGCCCTTACCTAGCCCCCAAacttcctctttgtctctgcaGGGGATTTGGACTGGGGGAGGAGACTGCGACAGGCCCAGACTCTTAACTCCCCTTCCTGCCGGAAGTAGCAGGTGGCCTAACCTTTGGTGCCACCCATTGTGTGGTGCCCATTGTGTGGACCAGCAAGCCAGGACCACAGACAGCAGAGCCAGGATGCTTCTCCCAGACTCTCTTCTACCAAGCTGGCCGGGCCGGCCCGACCTGCTTCTGGGCTTCGCTGGTCACATCAGTGTCTCCCTTCGCCTCCTCCCAGATCCTGGCTTCTGACAAGTCGCCCCAGGCAGGACAGGTGCAGAAGCCAAACTCAAGGCAGGCACATGCTGGCTTCGGTTCCCACTCAGCTGCtgctcctctgggcctcagtgtcccccctCATCTCTTGGATGGAGATCATCGATCACACTCCCCACCTCACAGTAGTAGTGAAATCCATAGAGTACTTAGCACACACGGGCTTTAACTAGGTCAGTGCAGCAGCCTTGTGGGGCAGGTGCCATTTGCGGCAGTAGAAACTGCAGTAGAAACTTTTTCAGCAgcagaaactgaagcccagagaggttggatgatttgcccaagaccacacagctaggaagGCGTAGAGAGATGTGAACTGAGGCCATGAGGCCTCAGAGCCCCATGCTTTTAACCGGTACACCATGCTAGGTTTCATAGGCTTGCGTGAAGAAGGGTGATATTCCTGTGTATTGTGAAagaaaagtttattcttttttttttttaagtttatttatttatttattttgagagagagcacgagtggtggaggggcagagagagaggggtcagaggatcagaagcaggctccgtgctgacagcagagagccccgtgtggggcttgaactcaggaaccatgagatcatgacctgagccgaaggcagatgcttaaccttaattgcctgagcctcccaggtgcccccaaaagtttATTCTGATACTTGTTAAAAATGGTAAGTTactggggcccctggatggctcggtcggttaagtgtccaactcttgatttcgtctcaggtcatgatcacagctcaggtcacgatctcacggtttgtgagatcaagccccatgtcgggctccacactgagcagaacttgcttgggatcctctgtctccccctctctctctgcccctcccccacttgctgtctctcaaaaataaacaaacatttttaaaaaatggtaagttATTGCAATAGGGGAGTGAGACTGACCTCAATTCTGAATATAGCAAAGACAGCTGGACATTTAGAGCCAAGAGTGGAGTGAGGGGTCAGTGGATAGAAAAGTTACCAAGAGGCGACACAAGGGGAGGGGGATTCTTAGGAAACTGGCTTAGGATCCCTGCTAAAACCGGGCCTAGTCAAGAAGAGAGCTCAGAGGAACCTGGCTGCCGTTTGGTCAAGGAGGGAGTCCTTGCGGTGCTGCTAATACCTGAGGTCTACTGAGCCTTGGCTATCATTGTCATTGCTGGTGAAGCCAGGAGGCCTGGATTTATGTAGAGAGGTAGAAACCACAGCGTCTCTGGTTTTGCCTTAGGCCAGCGTCTTTGGAGGAAGACCTGGGGCCTGGAATCCATCCAGGCAGCCTTGTTGCGGTTGAGGCCAGGCCGGGGTGGAAGAGTCAGCCCACCCGGAACTGGGAACTGGGAACGGGAGAGAGGAAGTGAGCGTTACAGTCATGCTAACTCTTTCCGTGCCCTTGCTAAGTGCTATGCCCAGTTCCAGCCTGGAAGGATTATTGCAACTGTGCTTGAGGAAAGGGATTGTTTTGAGCCCATTTTGCGGTACTCGGAGCAAGCTGAAGCTCTGAGGGAAGAAACtccttggccaaggtcacacagggaatAAATGGCAAAGCACTGAGTTGAACTGTGCTCTGTGAGGTAGTCAGTTTGAGGCTCACAGCCTCCATTCTATGCTAACTCCATGATGTCTCTGTTTATAAGGTTTTTGTGTCATTAGCAAACCTGTCATTTCAGCTGGGCCACTGGAGTTTCTCCATTCAAATCCTTGTAATTAATGAAGGTTGGAGCCATATGTGAGGTGATAAACCTCACATAACAGTTGCTTAAAAAGATGAATGTTTGTTTCTGGCTCATATTCAAGGTTGTCGGTCCAAGACTGGAACGGTGCTGCATCATTAGAGACCCTTGTGCCCCTCTGTGTAGTTTCCATTCACAAGGTCACctcatggtccaagatggctgctcaACCCCAGCCTTCATGTCTATGTTCCAGCcaacaggaggagggaggaaagaaaggggatAGGCATTCTCCGCTTTTAAAGGAcacttgtttttaagtttatttattttgagtgagagagagagaaaggaggggtaaagagagaaggagagagagaatcccaagcaggctctgcactgtcagtgaagtgcccgacgtagggctcgaactcaccgaccacaagatcacgacctgagccggaattaagagtcagacgcttaaccgattgagccacccaggcgcttgaGGACACTTCCTAGAAGTTGCTTGCTTCTCTCATGTATAACTCATCGACCAGAAATTATTACAGAGTCATGTCGAGCTGCACAGGGGGGATGTCTTTATCCTAGGTGCCCATGTGTCCAGCAAGACCCAGAGGATTCTTTTTtaccccaattttttaaaatggtggtaAAACATACATAACAAAATGTACCGTCTTAGCCGTTTTTACGTGGACAGTTCGGTGGTATTCAGTACATTCATATTGTCATACAACCGTCACCACTATTCATCTCCAGAACCCTTTTCATCTTGCAGATCTGAAacttacagggcacctggctggctcagtccgtagagcatgggactctggttcttggggtcatgaggtcaagccccacgttgggcttactcaaaaaaaaccacacacacacacatactgaaaCGATACCAGTCAAACAATTATCTCCCCATTCCCTgctctccccagcctctggcaaccaccattctaatctttctgtttctatgaatttgcctacttTAAGCACCTCCGACAAGTGGAACCCTATAGTATTTGTCTCTTTGTGATTAGCTTGTTTAActtataatgtcctcaaggttcatttgtgttgtagtatgtgtcagaatgtgcttacttaaaaaagttttcttaaatgtttatttatttttgagagagagcttgcatgtgcatgagcggggcaaggggcagagggaaagggggacacagaactctacactgtcagtgcagagcccgatgcagggctggaacccatgaaatgtgagatcaagacctgagccaaaaccaagattcagatgcttaacccactgagccacccaggcaccccacagttcTTTTGAGTATATCAAAACCAGGGACCTTTTTGTATGGAAGACAGGCGCAGATGAATGTCTGCTCCTGTGTGGGGTGTTTCCACATTTTCATTGGTCACAGGGTTGAATCTGTGGTCTTTGGGGCGAGACGTTTTACTGTCAACATAAACCAGGGCCCTTACCACCCCAGTCACACTTCTGACcctttggtttgatttttttgtaaaatgaaaagagattttatttgaaaaaaaaatttttcttaacatttatttatttttgagagacagggagagcgtgaacaggggaggggcagagagaggcagacacagaatcggaagcaggctccaggctccgagctgtcagcgtggagctgggtgtggggctcaaactcacagaccacgagatcatgacctgagctgaagtcagacgtttaaccaactgagttacccagatgccccaaataaaaagaggcaaagaTCTTAATGTGATCATGCAGCATAAGTCTCCCTAGTTTGTAACTAAGTTTCTTTCATGAATTCTGATGTTTACTTTGCCAGCTAGGACTCTTCTCATAgcaattttttataattttttataattttttaaaatgtttttttatttttgagagagagagagaacaagttggggaggggcagagagagatggggacacaggatctgaagcaggctccacgctgtcagcactgggcctgatgtgggatttgaactctcgaactgtcagatcatgacctgtgtggaagtcggaggctcaactgactgagccacccaggtgcccccatctttcTGTTTGCAGCACTCACACCCACGCTAACCTTCCTGTGTTCCCGCAGTCCTCTGGTGACCCAGTGGGACTTGGCACAcccattttagagaaagagatacTAAGGCTCTGAGCCAAACTAGAGCCTGTACCCTTCATTCATTATTTTGACTATTGATCAagtgcccactatgtgccaggtaccaggGCTATGGCGGGGAACAAAACAGGCAGaagcccctgccctcctggagctgcaCCCTAGTGGGGAGACACTAAGCAAATAAGGAAACCACATAGTATGTCAGAAGGTTGAAGTGCTATgaacacaaaccaaaaataacaacAGTTAGGGAAGAAGGTATAACAGTTCAGGTAAggtggtgagggaggggaggcctCACTGAAAAAgctgacatttgagcaaagacctgaaggaaggagagggaaccAGCCCTGGGGGAAGAGCTTTCCACGGGGGGAAGGAAcagtcagtgcaaaggccctgaggtgggagccgTGCTGCCTCGTTAGATTGTGCGGGGTCTTGTGGGTCATGATGTCCTTTTACTTGAGTGGGATGGAGCCAAAGGGGGGCTCTAAGTGTGGGAGGATCATGACCTCACTCAGGTGTTCATCGGGTCCCTCTGGCTGTGTGTGGGGAACAGACTCCTGGCAAAGGTCAGGGGAGAAGGGAGACCAGGGAGAAGGTTGCTGATTAGACAGGCCCAAGGTGGGGCCATGGGACTGAGGTGCGGTAAAGCGAGTGGGTTCAGGATCTATATGAAGTTTAAGACAACAGGACTCACTGACAGGTGGAATATGGATGTGAGTGAGAGAGTCAAGGACACGAGGCTCACGGCCTGAGCAGTGGAGGGTTGGATGTGCCGTTGATGAAGTTTTAGGGTGATGGGAGAGGGGgttggagctgatggccaaaaaagaattcttgaagacatctttggtacaaaaaggtgatttcattaaAGTACAGGGACAGGACTCACGGGCAGTTAGGCTAACTGGTTATATACCATGGacttgggggaggtaaagtcaaaagggaagtttccaaagagactttcatatgctaaggAAGACTCACCgcttactggaggcctagctattgtcaagctaaggttgtttttccctccagcaaagcattaacattaagacagtagggagttcctgaaCTTTAGGCCATTGATGGGATTGCCTCTTCCTTATAAACTGTTGGAGACTCTTCCAGTTTAACCATttgatttttgtcctttcctgttttgggTAGCCTGGAgcgtccaaggaatatcacacacacCCCCCTAGCggcagggggggagggcaggTAGGCTAGCTTGTACTCGGCCCTTGGCCTGCCCTGTGTTCCCTCATCACCATCACTTGAGATGAGAGACTGTGGGAGGGGCAGTTTCCAGGGTGAGATTAAGCGTCGCTTTAGGGTGGCCGCGGACTCCCAAACGGAGGTGCCAGGCGGACAGAAGGCTTTCCCCTTGCTCCCGCAGGCTACGGGTACACAACGCCGCTGACCGATGCGGGCAAGGCCTTTTCCATTGCCTTTGCGCTCCTGGGCGTGCCGGCCACCATGCTGCTGCTGACGTCCTCGGCCCAGCGCCTGTCGCTGCTTCTGACCCACGCACCCCTCCTCCGGCTGACCACGCGTTGGGGCTGGGACCTCCGGCAGGTGGCCTGCTGGCACCTGGTGGTCCTGCTGGGAGTCGTAGTGACCACCTGCTTCCTGGTGCCGGCTGCCATCTTCGCGCGCCTCGAGGAGGGCTGGAGCTTCCTGGACGCCTTCTACTTCTGCTTCATCTCTCTGTCCACCATCGGCCTGGGTGACTACGTGCCCGGAGAGGCCCCCGGCCAGCCCCACCGGGCCCTTTACAAGGTGCTGGTCACAGGTGAGTAGAGCGGCCGGCCAGGGACCAAGGGTGGGGCACGGCCTTGTCCCGGAGGGTCTCGGGGGGCCCGGCCCTGTCCCGGGGGTCTGAGTTCACCCGCCGCCCCTCCGCCGTCTCCGCAGCCTACCTCTTCCTGGGCCTGGTCGCCATGATGCTAGTGCTGCAGACTTTCCGCTACGTGTCCGACCTTCACGGCTTCACGGAGCTCGTCCTGTTGCCCAGTCCTTGTCCCGCCAGCCCCGGCGAGGATGACGACGATCGGGTGGACATCGTGGACCCGCAGCCGGAGTCGCAGCAGCAGCTGGCCGCCGGCTCCCACGCCGACTACGCCTCCATCCCCAGGTAGCCGAGGCCGGGAGGACCTGGCCCGCGGCTGAGGGGGCCACGTGACTGGTGCTGCCGTCCGGGACCGTCCGCGAGCGCGTGCCCGAGCTCTCGAGGCACTGCCACTGGCTGTCCGTCCTTTGTTTGACGTGTCCCTGTCCCAGGTTCCACCGCCACCGCCTCGTTCTCCCCCGCCCCATCTCTCACTCCCCACACCCTGGGCTCTCTGGCTTCCCTCTCACTCTCCTTGTGTCTCATTCTTTTACTGACtccacctgcctctccctcagCCGCCCATCACCTGCCCCTCctagcaggctctgggctcagacctcATTTCGGGCACTCGACTGGTCACTACACTGTGGGCAAGCGGCTGCCCTTGTCTGAGCGCGGATGTCCTCGTCTAGTCAAATGGAAACGATACGTCCACTCATCCCCAACCCCCTCCCGtgagcaggccccaggctgagcGGTGCTAGGGACACTGCAGTGGTTGAGATGGCCCCGGGCCCCCCTCTCACGGGTTCCTA
The Lynx canadensis isolate LIC74 chromosome E2, mLynCan4.pri.v2, whole genome shotgun sequence genome window above contains:
- the KCNK6 gene encoding potassium channel subfamily K member 6, which codes for MRRGALLAGALAAYAVYLVLGALLVSWLERPHEARLRAELETLRAELLRRSPCVAAPALDAFVERVLAAGRLGRAALANASGPANNSDPAWDFASALFFASTLVTTVGYGYTTPLTDAGKAFSIAFALLGVPATMLLLTSSAQRLSLLLTHAPLLRLTTRWGWDLRQVACWHLVVLLGVVVTTCFLVPAAIFARLEEGWSFLDAFYFCFISLSTIGLGDYVPGEAPGQPHRALYKVLVTAYLFLGLVAMMLVLQTFRYVSDLHGFTELVLLPSPCPASPGEDDDDRVDIVDPQPESQQQLAAGSHADYASIPR